In Verrucomicrobiota bacterium, one genomic interval encodes:
- the bamA gene encoding outer membrane protein assembly factor BamA: MLKRAAVVLVVVFACLFGSSAWAAADGASERQSGTPFDGLTVRDIEFQGLQRTRTQLVLYKMKTRVGTPYSAETVSDDEQRLMQSGYFSSVTVSVQPLTDGVRVILSFREKPTIKAIIFEGNERYKTARLLKKLTVQRGEIFDEVELVKGIAEIYELYEKKGYYDISVVHRPEYDREANEVTVLITVREGRRAIVRDIQFVGAEHAKRATLLRLIKTKRRNALSWLTGRGKLKRDVLEDDLLRLSGHFRSLGFLDVEIEPPVQEFIETKKDAVRLTFTIKEGPQYRTGQTSFSGFHSFPEEALRAQLALAPGDVLDANKLEQERLAVSDFYEQRGYVDVRVAGRLSPGTGEQVLDVHFAIEEGQRIRIGRIEVTGNYVTKDKVIRREVSLVPGDYYDGVKLRKSRSRLMNLRYFMRVDMLLEPTEHDDVRDLIIVVEEAHTGRLMGGLGFSSIDKLMATFEIGQSNFDLKNWPSLRGGGQKAQLKATFGTKRRDMVLSFTEPWFFDRKLLFGFEAFARDYLTPKDYDQSTLGFSTRLSKPLWPSVRGTVRYTLQRVEIDAEEDASELIRREEGKKTIGSLQGELDRDTRDSYFLPTRGSRITLSEEVAATWLGGDEEFHKEMLAASWYVSVFEGHVVRLRAEIAGVEEFGDSEDVSIFERLFLGGPRTIRGFDYQDVGPKDEFGEPIGGKSSLLLSVEYTFPIVSPIRGAVFYDTGNVWPEAYDYDVSDLRAGTGIGLRIMIPAFGAEFPFNIDYAWPIDRDEFVDSKPRFDFTFGFTF, encoded by the coding sequence ATGCTGAAACGCGCGGCTGTGGTTCTTGTTGTCGTCTTCGCGTGCCTGTTTGGCTCGTCGGCGTGGGCTGCCGCGGACGGCGCGTCCGAGCGTCAGTCTGGAACGCCGTTCGATGGGCTGACTGTGCGCGACATCGAGTTTCAGGGCCTCCAGCGAACCCGCACGCAGCTTGTGCTCTACAAGATGAAGACACGGGTCGGGACCCCGTACTCGGCCGAGACCGTCAGTGACGACGAGCAGCGCCTGATGCAGAGCGGCTACTTCAGCTCGGTGACGGTCTCCGTGCAGCCGCTCACGGACGGAGTGCGCGTGATCTTGAGCTTCCGCGAGAAGCCGACGATCAAAGCGATCATCTTTGAGGGCAACGAGCGTTACAAGACGGCGAGGCTCCTCAAGAAACTGACCGTGCAGCGCGGCGAGATCTTCGACGAGGTCGAGCTCGTCAAAGGGATTGCCGAGATCTACGAGCTCTACGAGAAGAAGGGCTATTACGACATCTCGGTGGTCCACCGGCCCGAGTACGACCGCGAGGCCAACGAGGTCACCGTGCTCATCACGGTGCGCGAGGGGCGGCGGGCCATTGTGCGCGACATTCAGTTTGTCGGCGCCGAGCACGCGAAGCGGGCCACGTTGCTGCGCCTGATCAAGACGAAGCGGCGCAACGCGCTGAGCTGGCTTACGGGGCGCGGCAAACTCAAGCGCGATGTGCTCGAGGACGACCTGCTTCGGCTTTCCGGGCACTTCCGGTCCCTGGGGTTCCTCGATGTGGAGATCGAGCCGCCGGTGCAGGAGTTCATCGAGACCAAGAAGGACGCCGTGCGGCTGACCTTCACCATCAAGGAAGGGCCGCAGTACCGAACCGGGCAGACGTCGTTCTCGGGCTTCCATTCGTTTCCCGAGGAGGCGTTGCGGGCGCAGTTGGCCCTTGCGCCGGGCGACGTGCTCGATGCCAACAAGCTCGAGCAGGAGCGGCTCGCTGTCTCGGACTTCTACGAGCAGCGCGGTTACGTTGACGTACGCGTCGCGGGGCGGCTCTCGCCGGGAACGGGCGAGCAGGTGCTCGACGTGCACTTTGCGATCGAGGAGGGCCAGCGGATCCGCATCGGCCGGATCGAGGTGACGGGCAACTACGTCACAAAAGACAAGGTGATCCGGCGCGAGGTGAGCCTGGTGCCGGGCGATTATTACGACGGGGTGAAGCTGCGCAAGTCGCGCTCGCGGCTGATGAACCTGCGGTACTTCATGCGAGTGGACATGCTGCTCGAGCCGACCGAGCATGACGACGTGCGAGACCTCATCATCGTCGTCGAGGAGGCGCACACAGGGCGGCTCATGGGCGGGTTGGGCTTCAGTTCGATCGACAAGCTCATGGCGACGTTCGAGATCGGCCAGTCGAATTTCGACTTGAAGAACTGGCCGTCGCTGCGCGGTGGCGGCCAGAAAGCGCAGCTCAAGGCGACCTTCGGGACGAAGCGGCGCGATATGGTGTTGAGCTTCACCGAGCCGTGGTTCTTCGATCGGAAGCTGCTGTTCGGCTTCGAGGCGTTCGCGCGTGACTACCTCACGCCGAAAGACTACGACCAGAGCACCCTGGGGTTCAGCACGAGACTGTCGAAGCCGCTGTGGCCATCGGTCAGGGGCACGGTGCGCTACACGCTCCAGCGGGTCGAGATCGACGCCGAGGAGGATGCCTCCGAGCTCATCCGCCGCGAGGAGGGCAAGAAGACGATCGGTAGCCTCCAGGGCGAACTCGATCGCGACACGCGTGACAGCTACTTCCTGCCGACGCGCGGCTCCCGGATTACGCTGTCCGAGGAGGTGGCGGCCACGTGGCTGGGCGGCGACGAGGAGTTCCACAAGGAGATGCTGGCGGCAAGCTGGTACGTGTCGGTCTTCGAGGGCCACGTCGTGCGGTTGCGGGCCGAGATCGCGGGGGTCGAGGAGTTCGGCGATTCCGAGGATGTGTCGATCTTTGAGCGTCTCTTCCTCGGCGGGCCGCGGACGATCCGCGGGTTCGACTACCAGGACGTGGGCCCCAAGGACGAGTTCGGCGAGCCGATCGGCGGCAAGTCGAGTCTGCTGCTCTCGGTCGAGTACACGTTCCCGATCGTGTCGCCCATCCGGGGGGCGGTGTTCTACGACACGGGCAACGTGTGGCCGGAGGCGTATGACTACGACGTGAGCGATCTGCGCGCGGGCACGGGCATCGGGTTGCGCATCATGATTCCAGCGTTCGGCGCGGAGTTCCCGTTCAATATCGACTACGCGTGGCCTATCGACCGCGACGAGTTCGTCGACAGCAAGCCGCGGTTCGACTTCACGTTCGGGTTTACGTTCTAG
- a CDS encoding OmpH family outer membrane protein, whose translation MRYAVVVCTAVFIASVASVIAEAADEGGTPNQPLTIGIVDVKRVVEECEYRALYKTKIIALQQQKQLEGVDLKKEVDAKISDLQREQFLRAGEAREEIQKEIEAEEQRLRAFVMAAQKEIEDKNHEFSQELEDKIKAIVEAVAEERGVNLVLNSMAVLYKSGVIDLTDLVLEKLNEDYRTQHGSPEGSAGAAGGSATATPGTESKED comes from the coding sequence ATGAGATACGCAGTGGTGGTGTGCACAGCCGTGTTCATTGCATCCGTCGCGTCGGTGATTGCCGAGGCCGCGGATGAGGGTGGGACGCCCAATCAGCCGCTAACGATCGGGATCGTCGACGTGAAGCGCGTCGTGGAAGAGTGCGAGTACCGGGCGCTCTACAAGACCAAGATCATTGCGCTCCAGCAGCAGAAGCAGCTCGAGGGCGTTGATCTGAAGAAGGAGGTGGACGCCAAGATCAGCGATCTGCAGCGCGAGCAGTTCCTGCGCGCCGGTGAGGCCCGAGAGGAGATCCAGAAGGAGATCGAGGCCGAGGAGCAACGGTTGCGTGCCTTTGTCATGGCGGCGCAGAAGGAGATTGAAGATAAGAACCACGAATTCTCCCAGGAACTCGAGGACAAGATCAAGGCGATCGTCGAGGCGGTGGCCGAGGAGCGCGGCGTTAACCTTGTCCTGAACAGCATGGCCGTGCTCTACAAGAGCGGCGTGATCGACCTGACGGACCTTGTGCTGGAGAAGCTGAACGAAGACTACCGCACGCAACACGGTAGCCCGGAAGGCAGCGCAGGGGCCGCAGGTGGCAGCGCGACTGCGACTCCCGGCACCGAGTCCAAGGAGGACTAG
- the lpxD gene encoding UDP-3-O-(3-hydroxymyristoyl)glucosamine N-acyltransferase → MAAHTLGEIAARTGGRLFGDTACRITGVAGIREAGPGDITFVANRRYERDVATTGASALIVSEEISVPEGRSGIVHANPSLAFAQVVELLFPSPARPEPGVHAGAVVDPTASIGADVSIGPFVVVEAGAVVGTRTVLAPFVYVGAEARVGADCLLYPHVSVRERCVLGDRVIAHCGAVIGSDGYGYVQIGTRHQKIPQTGIVEIGDDVEIGANVCIDRARFDRTIIGRGTKIDNLVQVAHNVRVGEDCLLIAQAGIAGSAEIGKSAVLAGQSGVAGHIRIGDGAIVTGQAGATKNVPAGAVVSGMPARPHAQHLRTLAALDEIEVWMRTVRALEQRVADLEKALYRSGETPESTT, encoded by the coding sequence GTGGCCGCACACACGCTGGGCGAGATTGCGGCGCGGACGGGCGGACGCCTGTTCGGCGACACCGCATGCCGGATCACCGGTGTGGCGGGGATCCGCGAGGCCGGCCCGGGCGACATCACGTTCGTGGCCAACCGCCGCTATGAGCGGGACGTGGCGACGACGGGCGCGTCCGCGCTGATCGTGTCGGAAGAGATCAGCGTGCCCGAGGGGCGCAGCGGCATCGTGCACGCCAATCCGTCGCTCGCGTTCGCGCAGGTCGTCGAGCTGCTTTTCCCGTCGCCGGCACGTCCGGAGCCGGGCGTGCACGCGGGGGCTGTGGTTGACCCGACAGCGTCGATCGGCGCCGACGTGTCGATCGGGCCGTTCGTGGTCGTCGAGGCAGGAGCCGTTGTCGGGACGCGCACGGTGCTCGCGCCGTTCGTCTACGTGGGAGCCGAGGCGCGGGTTGGCGCCGACTGCCTGCTCTATCCGCACGTATCCGTGCGGGAGAGGTGCGTCCTCGGCGACCGCGTGATCGCGCATTGCGGCGCGGTGATCGGGTCGGACGGCTACGGGTATGTTCAGATCGGGACGCGTCACCAGAAGATCCCCCAGACGGGCATTGTCGAGATCGGCGACGACGTCGAGATCGGCGCCAACGTGTGCATCGACCGGGCGCGGTTCGACAGGACAATCATCGGGCGCGGGACGAAGATTGACAACCTCGTGCAGGTCGCCCACAATGTCCGTGTGGGAGAGGACTGTCTCCTTATTGCGCAGGCAGGCATCGCGGGCAGCGCCGAAATCGGTAAGAGCGCAGTGCTCGCGGGCCAGTCGGGCGTCGCCGGCCATATCCGCATCGGCGACGGGGCGATCGTGACCGGACAGGCCGGCGCGACCAAGAACGTGCCGGCGGGCGCGGTGGTTTCGGGCATGCCGGCGCGGCCTCACGCCCAGCACCTGCGGACGTTGGCGGCCCTCGACGAGATCGAGGTGTGGATGCGCACGGTGCGCGCGCTCGAGCAGCGTGTCGCCGACCTCGAGAAGGCGCTGTATCGATCGGGCGAGACCCCGGAGTCGACGACATAG
- a CDS encoding bifunctional UDP-3-O-[3-hydroxymyristoyl] N-acetylglucosamine deacetylase/3-hydroxyacyl-ACP dehydratase, with translation MVERQRTIQREISHSGIGVHTGNKSRITFKPAPPNHGVKFVRTDMDEPVVIEAVIDNVSDVVRGTTIASNGVKIHTVEHVLAALMGFGIDNLVVEVDANEPPVGDGSSLPFVRMLEAAGLEEQDAPKCCFTPREPIHFSEDGITIVVLPSDALRLSATISYERTGLDSQYCSLPITTETFVKEIAPSRTFCFYHEVEHLMRNGLIKGGSLDNAVVIKDEAILTKEGLRFPNEFVRHKILDLMGDLYLLGRPLRAHVIAIKSGHVSHIKLTRLLRERIAMTESTKSEAPGVVHPETGEVFDIGRIMRILPHRYPFLLVDRIVQIEPGRRIVGLKNVTINEPFFTGHFPEQPIMPGVLIVEAMAQAGAILLLTASGNDGRIVYFASVDKCRFRRPVMPGDQLRLEAEAVAIRGKIAKMKAAAYVGDEKAAEAELMCSLADA, from the coding sequence ATAGTGGAACGCCAACGGACAATCCAGCGTGAGATCAGCCACTCGGGCATCGGCGTGCACACAGGCAACAAGAGCCGGATCACGTTCAAGCCCGCCCCGCCCAACCACGGCGTGAAGTTTGTCAGGACCGACATGGACGAGCCCGTCGTCATCGAGGCGGTCATCGACAACGTGAGCGACGTGGTGCGCGGCACAACGATCGCCTCGAACGGGGTGAAGATCCACACCGTCGAGCACGTGCTCGCTGCGCTGATGGGGTTCGGCATAGACAACCTTGTCGTCGAGGTCGACGCGAACGAGCCGCCCGTGGGCGACGGGAGCTCCCTGCCGTTCGTCCGCATGCTCGAGGCCGCTGGGCTCGAAGAGCAGGACGCGCCGAAGTGCTGCTTTACGCCGCGCGAGCCGATCCACTTCAGCGAGGACGGCATTACAATTGTCGTGCTCCCGAGCGACGCGCTCCGGCTGTCGGCTACGATCAGCTACGAGCGGACGGGGCTCGACAGCCAGTACTGCTCGCTGCCGATCACGACCGAGACGTTCGTCAAGGAGATTGCCCCCTCGCGTACGTTCTGCTTCTACCATGAGGTCGAGCACCTCATGCGCAATGGGCTCATCAAGGGCGGCAGCCTCGACAACGCGGTGGTGATCAAGGACGAGGCGATCCTGACCAAGGAGGGGCTGCGATTCCCCAATGAGTTCGTCCGTCACAAGATCCTCGACCTCATGGGCGACCTGTACCTGCTCGGCCGCCCGCTCAGGGCGCACGTGATCGCGATCAAGTCGGGCCACGTATCGCACATCAAGCTCACCCGGTTGCTGAGAGAGAGAATCGCCATGACAGAGTCCACGAAGTCGGAGGCGCCGGGCGTGGTGCATCCGGAGACCGGCGAGGTGTTCGACATCGGGCGCATCATGCGTATCCTGCCGCACCGCTACCCGTTCCTGCTTGTCGACCGCATCGTCCAGATCGAGCCCGGGCGGCGCATCGTCGGCCTGAAGAACGTTACGATTAACGAGCCGTTTTTCACAGGTCATTTCCCCGAGCAGCCGATCATGCCCGGCGTGCTCATCGTCGAGGCGATGGCTCAAGCGGGCGCGATCCTGCTGCTGACCGCGTCGGGCAACGACGGGCGGATCGTCTATTTCGCCAGCGTGGACAAGTGCCGGTTCCGCCGGCCCGTGATGCCGGGCGACCAGCTCCGCCTCGAGGCTGAAGCGGTGGCCATCCGCGGCAAGATCGCCAAGATGAAGGCGGCCGCGTACGTCGGCGACGAGAAGGCGGCGGAAGCCGAGCTCATGTGCTCGCTGGCGGACGCGTAA
- the lpxA gene encoding acyl-ACP--UDP-N-acetylglucosamine O-acyltransferase: MAPKTLIHATAVIDPAAELDEGVEVGPYAVIGPHVCIGAGTKIYPHAVIDGRTTIGARCEIFPGATIGLRCQDLKFRGEKTSVRIGDETTIRECVTINSSTGEGSATVVGSRCLLMAYCHVAHNCTLGDDVIMANVASLAGHITIEDKAILSGLAGVHQFVRIGTMSMTGGASKVNQDVPPYALSDGNPCRVRGVNAIGLKRRGVVQETREALHHAFKVLFFDGHPMTRAIELLDAEGPHAPEVAHLIEFCRASERGIGH, encoded by the coding sequence ATGGCCCCCAAGACGCTTATTCATGCCACGGCCGTGATCGATCCGGCCGCCGAGCTCGATGAAGGTGTCGAGGTTGGCCCCTACGCGGTCATCGGCCCCCACGTGTGCATCGGCGCCGGCACGAAGATCTACCCGCATGCCGTCATCGATGGGCGCACGACGATCGGGGCGCGTTGCGAGATTTTCCCCGGCGCGACGATCGGCCTGCGCTGCCAGGACCTGAAGTTCCGCGGCGAGAAGACCTCGGTGCGCATCGGCGATGAGACGACGATCCGCGAGTGCGTCACGATCAACTCGAGCACAGGTGAGGGGAGCGCGACGGTCGTTGGGAGCAGGTGTTTGCTGATGGCCTACTGCCACGTGGCGCACAACTGCACGCTGGGTGATGATGTGATCATGGCCAACGTCGCGTCGCTCGCCGGCCACATCACAATCGAGGACAAAGCGATCCTGAGCGGCCTGGCGGGTGTGCACCAATTCGTGCGGATCGGCACGATGTCGATGACGGGCGGCGCCTCGAAGGTGAACCAGGACGTGCCGCCGTACGCGCTGAGCGACGGCAACCCGTGCCGCGTGCGCGGCGTCAACGCCATCGGGCTCAAACGGCGCGGTGTGGTGCAGGAGACGCGTGAGGCCCTGCACCATGCGTTCAAGGTGCTGTTTTTCGACGGGCACCCGATGACCCGCGCCATCGAACTCCTCGACGCCGAGGGGCCGCACGCGCCTGAGGTCGCGCACCTCATCGAGTTCTGCCGCGCCTCCGAGCGCGGCATCGGCCACTAG
- the lpxI gene encoding UDP-2,3-diacylglucosamine diphosphatase LpxI (LpxI, functionally equivalent to LpxH, replaces it in LPS biosynthesis in a minority of bacteria.), with product MPTLGLIAGNGRLPFLVARAYKEQPGHRVVAVGFKGDTDPSLAEFVDEFAWIGVGQLGRLIRHFKAAGAEEAVMAGQITPARLFSKIAFDVRGLKVYAGLKDRKADTIFAAVARELDKDSIRLVESTRYLDEHLPAEGVLTKRQPAHQQLEDVAFGAGIARELGRLDVGQAVVVKDRAVVAVEAIEGTNETIARGGRLGGAGVVVVKMAKPDQDLRFDVPVIGPKTIEAMVEAKAALIAIEAKRTFLVEEKATLAAADAAGICVMAIPAEFSTG from the coding sequence ATGCCGACGCTGGGCCTTATCGCCGGCAACGGCCGCCTCCCGTTTCTGGTGGCCCGGGCCTACAAGGAGCAGCCCGGCCACCGCGTTGTCGCCGTCGGGTTCAAGGGCGATACGGACCCCTCGCTCGCCGAATTCGTAGACGAGTTTGCCTGGATCGGCGTCGGCCAGCTCGGGCGGCTCATCCGGCACTTCAAGGCGGCGGGTGCCGAGGAGGCTGTCATGGCCGGGCAGATTACGCCGGCACGGCTCTTCTCCAAGATCGCTTTCGACGTGCGCGGCCTCAAGGTGTACGCCGGGCTCAAGGACCGCAAGGCGGACACGATCTTTGCCGCCGTCGCGCGTGAGCTGGACAAGGACAGCATCCGGCTCGTCGAGTCTACGCGCTACCTCGACGAGCACCTACCGGCCGAGGGCGTGCTGACCAAGCGGCAACCGGCGCACCAGCAGCTCGAGGACGTTGCGTTCGGCGCTGGGATCGCGCGCGAGCTGGGGCGGCTCGACGTCGGCCAGGCAGTCGTGGTCAAGGACCGCGCGGTCGTGGCCGTCGAGGCGATCGAGGGCACAAACGAGACGATCGCGCGCGGCGGCCGGCTCGGGGGCGCAGGCGTCGTTGTTGTCAAGATGGCCAAGCCGGATCAGGATCTCCGCTTCGACGTGCCCGTGATCGGCCCGAAAACGATCGAGGCAATGGTCGAGGCCAAGGCCGCGCTGATCGCCATCGAGGCCAAACGCACGTTCCTCGTCGAGGAGAAGGCGACGCTCGCCGCGGCCGACGCGGCCGGCATCTGCGTTATGGCGATCCCCGCCGAGTTCTCAACGGGGTGA
- a CDS encoding OsmC family protein, with product MEIRVSFPGGKRVDAELEGTGFVVRTDQARDSGGDGAAPEPYQLFLASIATCAGIYVLSFCQERGLPADAVTLVQRHDYDDSGKKLTKVKITLDVAAEFPEKYRRALVRAVNLCAVKRALADPPQFEVEVRHA from the coding sequence GTGGAAATCAGAGTGAGCTTCCCCGGTGGCAAGCGAGTCGACGCGGAACTGGAGGGCACGGGGTTTGTTGTCCGGACCGACCAGGCGCGCGACAGCGGTGGTGATGGCGCCGCGCCCGAGCCGTATCAGCTCTTCCTTGCCTCGATCGCGACGTGCGCGGGTATCTATGTGCTGAGCTTCTGCCAGGAACGTGGACTTCCAGCCGACGCCGTCACACTCGTGCAGCGTCACGACTACGACGACTCGGGCAAGAAGCTTACGAAGGTCAAGATCACGCTCGACGTGGCCGCCGAGTTCCCCGAGAAGTATCGACGCGCCCTTGTCCGCGCGGTGAACCTGTGCGCCGTCAAGCGCGCTCTCGCCGACCCGCCCCAGTTCGAGGTCGAAGTCAGACACGCCTGA
- a CDS encoding DUF4198 domain-containing protein: MLVLALIVLVALAVPALAHFQMIVPSKVVVERPEAVTLDVLFNHPMEGHVMDMAKPKAFGVVIKGGEPVNLLGTLQEKEVGGHSTWTTSYRIQRPGDHVFFVEPEPYWEPAEDCYIIHCTKVIVNAMGLEEGWDAELGLKAEIVPLVRPYGLWAGNVFRGIVKVGGEAVPFAEIEVEYYNEPGKTPVKTPTPAHVTQVIKANGQGEFTYAMPRAGWWGFAALAEADFTIDRDGEAKSVELGAVMWVHSDEME, translated from the coding sequence ATGCTCGTCCTTGCGCTTATCGTGCTCGTTGCGCTGGCCGTTCCGGCGCTGGCGCATTTCCAGATGATCGTGCCGTCGAAGGTGGTCGTTGAGCGGCCCGAGGCGGTCACGCTCGACGTGCTGTTCAACCATCCGATGGAAGGCCACGTGATGGACATGGCCAAGCCGAAGGCGTTCGGTGTGGTCATCAAAGGCGGCGAGCCGGTCAATCTGCTTGGGACGCTGCAGGAGAAGGAGGTCGGCGGGCACTCGACGTGGACGACAAGCTACCGCATTCAGCGGCCCGGCGACCACGTGTTCTTCGTTGAGCCGGAGCCGTACTGGGAGCCGGCCGAGGACTGCTACATCATTCATTGCACCAAGGTCATCGTGAACGCGATGGGTCTCGAGGAGGGCTGGGATGCCGAACTGGGGCTGAAGGCCGAGATCGTCCCGCTCGTGCGGCCGTACGGATTGTGGGCGGGCAACGTGTTCCGCGGCATCGTGAAGGTCGGCGGCGAGGCCGTGCCGTTCGCCGAGATCGAGGTTGAGTACTACAACGAACCGGGCAAGACGCCGGTCAAGACGCCGACACCCGCGCACGTGACGCAGGTCATCAAGGCGAACGGGCAGGGCGAGTTTACCTACGCCATGCCGCGGGCGGGCTGGTGGGGCTTTGCCGCGCTGGCCGAGGCGGACTTTACGATCGACCGCGACGGCGAGGCGAAGTCCGTCGAGCTCGGCGCAGTCATGTGGGTCCACAGCGACGAGATGGAGTAG
- the cbiM gene encoding cobalt transporter CbiM, whose product MHIGDGIVTAPVLAVGTAVAMVGTAVGLRTLREEQIPQAGVMAAVFFVGSLVHVPVGLSSVHLVLNGLAGLLLGWAAFPALLVGLFLQAALFGYGGLTTLGVNTAAMTLPGVLCALAFRPMVRRGSVLGSAGGFCVGGLSVLMSGLFVAAALVASGGVFQEAAAVLVVGHIPVMIIEGVICALCIGYLRHVRPQMLPGLRSEVFDRA is encoded by the coding sequence GTGCATATCGGGGATGGCATAGTCACGGCGCCCGTGCTCGCGGTGGGCACGGCGGTAGCCATGGTCGGTACGGCAGTGGGGCTGCGCACGCTGCGGGAGGAGCAGATCCCGCAGGCAGGCGTGATGGCGGCCGTGTTCTTCGTCGGGTCGCTTGTCCACGTGCCGGTGGGGCTGTCGTCGGTGCATCTAGTGCTCAACGGGCTCGCGGGTCTGCTCCTGGGGTGGGCGGCCTTTCCGGCGCTGCTCGTGGGGCTGTTTTTGCAGGCGGCGCTGTTCGGCTATGGGGGACTGACGACGCTCGGCGTGAACACGGCCGCGATGACGCTGCCGGGCGTTCTGTGTGCTCTGGCTTTCCGGCCCATGGTCCGGCGTGGTAGTGTACTCGGCAGTGCGGGCGGGTTCTGCGTGGGCGGGCTGTCGGTGCTGATGAGCGGGCTGTTCGTTGCGGCGGCGCTCGTGGCTTCGGGCGGCGTGTTCCAGGAAGCTGCGGCCGTTCTGGTCGTGGGACACATCCCGGTGATGATCATCGAGGGCGTCATCTGCGCGCTGTGCATCGGCTACCTGCGCCACGTGCGACCACAGATGCTTCCGGGTTTGAGAAGCGAGGTTTTCGATCGTGCGTAG
- the cbiQ gene encoding cobalt ECF transporter T component CbiQ, translated as MHRLDARAKLGAAVIYAFSVALIGDLRALALALVFSAGLILVARLDGRALVRRLLVVNALVAFLWLFLPWSVPGRVLFEWGRLRVTHEGVLFALRVTLRCNAIVGALVPLLATARLVELSHALRSVRVPAKLVAVLLLCIRYVQVIVDERSRLTDAMKVRGFRPGTNRHTYRTYANMLGALLVRSHDRGERVYEAMVCRGFSGRFPTLKEPRLRGVDVVAVAAVVLVTTMLVVLEWTAITH; from the coding sequence ATGCACCGGCTCGATGCACGGGCGAAGCTGGGTGCCGCCGTGATCTACGCGTTTTCCGTCGCCTTGATCGGCGACCTGCGGGCGCTCGCGTTGGCGCTCGTGTTCTCGGCGGGCCTGATCCTCGTTGCGCGCCTCGACGGTCGAGCACTCGTGCGGCGGCTCCTCGTCGTCAACGCGCTCGTCGCGTTTCTGTGGTTGTTCCTGCCGTGGTCGGTGCCGGGGCGAGTGCTCTTTGAGTGGGGCAGGCTGCGCGTGACACACGAGGGTGTGCTCTTTGCCCTGCGTGTGACGCTGCGGTGCAACGCGATCGTCGGGGCGCTCGTGCCGCTGCTCGCGACGGCGCGTCTCGTCGAGCTTTCGCATGCGCTTCGGAGCGTGCGCGTTCCGGCGAAGCTTGTCGCCGTGCTGCTTCTGTGCATCCGGTATGTGCAGGTGATTGTGGACGAGCGTTCCCGCCTGACAGACGCGATGAAAGTGCGCGGTTTCAGGCCGGGAACGAATCGTCATACGTACCGGACCTACGCGAACATGCTTGGCGCGCTGCTTGTGCGAAGCCACGACCGGGGGGAGCGCGTCTACGAGGCGATGGTGTGTCGCGGCTTCAGCGGCCGGTTCCCAACGCTGAAGGAACCGCGGCTGCGGGGCGTTGACGTGGTGGCGGTTGCGGCGGTCGTTCTGGTGACGACCATGTTGGTGGTGCTCGAATGGACGGCAATCACGCATTGA
- a CDS encoding energy-coupling factor ABC transporter ATP-binding protein, translating to MDGNHALIQLDGVRFGYPGRPALFDDLNLVVRDGDRLGVVGANGSGKTTLFHLVVGLQRPISGHVRAFGCEVVRRADYDAVRRRVGFLFQDSDNQLFSPTVRDDVAFGPLNLGKSSEDAARIVAETLERLGLADYADRISYDLSGGEKRLVALATVLAMDPEVLLLDEPANGLDPRARAHLVELLARIDGTQVISSHDMEFVRATCRRVVVLDTGVLVAQGPTDEILGDANLMLRHGLEVPYSLGLHEKPGYDHHHGAGTSHGHGHSTEHDARQHAALPRDTMS from the coding sequence ATGGACGGCAATCACGCATTGATTCAGCTCGACGGCGTGCGCTTCGGCTACCCGGGCCGGCCCGCATTGTTCGATGACCTGAACCTCGTCGTGCGCGACGGTGACCGGCTCGGCGTCGTTGGTGCGAACGGCAGCGGCAAGACGACGCTGTTCCACCTTGTCGTGGGCCTTCAGCGGCCGATCAGTGGGCACGTCCGCGCGTTCGGGTGCGAGGTGGTGCGGCGCGCCGACTACGACGCGGTACGGCGGCGCGTCGGCTTTCTATTCCAAGACTCCGACAACCAGTTGTTCTCGCCCACGGTTCGCGACGATGTGGCGTTCGGACCGCTTAACCTTGGGAAGTCGAGCGAGGATGCCGCGCGTATCGTCGCTGAGACGCTTGAGCGTCTTGGCCTGGCCGACTATGCGGACCGCATTTCGTATGATCTGTCGGGAGGCGAGAAGCGCCTCGTTGCATTGGCCACCGTCTTGGCGATGGACCCGGAGGTGCTTCTGCTCGATGAGCCGGCCAATGGGCTGGACCCAAGGGCAAGGGCTCATCTCGTTGAGCTGCTTGCCCGGATCGACGGCACGCAGGTGATCAGCTCGCACGACATGGAGTTTGTACGCGCAACGTGCCGGCGCGTCGTCGTGCTGGACACGGGCGTGCTTGTTGCGCAAGGCCCGACTGACGAGATCCTCGGCGACGCCAACCTCATGCTGCGGCACGGGCTCGAAGTGCCGTACTCGCTCGGGCTGCATGAGAAGCCGGGATACGATCACCATCACGGCGCCGGCACGAGCCACGGGCACGGCCACAGCACCGAGCACGACGCGCGGCAGCACGCGGCACTTCCGCGGGACACCATGTCGTGA